A single genomic interval of Oryzias latipes chromosome 3, ASM223467v1 harbors:
- the wt1 gene encoding Wilms tumor protein isoform X1, with the protein MLTEPCGAMSVGSDVCDLTLLPSAPPMPSLPGAVGSCGMSVGSGQWTNLLDLHPGSPYSSLNSHHSLIKQEPGWGTADPMEDPHCGLGAFTVHFSGQLTGSGPCRVGAFGEPVSQPRMFPNAAYLPSCMDSSPLPRNQGYGPLALDSNPGYSHSASHHNPQLSSLSFKHEDTLSPTNNIDQQYPTLNPMFGCHNPSESTPNSQTLLLRNYSSDNLYQMASQLECVTWNQMNTLASPTKTGQAASFDSDPMLVSAQYHIHTHGVFRGLQDIRRVPGVTPPVAKSSEASERRPFVCVYPGCSKRYFKLSHLQMHGRKHTGEKPYQCDVTECGRRFSRSDQLKRHQRRHTGVKPFQCQTCQRKFSRSDHLKTHTRTHTGEKPFTCRWSNCQKKFARSDELVRHHSMHQRNLSKLQPAI; encoded by the exons ATGTTGACTGAACCGTGTGGAGCCATGTCGGTGGGTTCAGATGTTTGCGATCTCACCCTCCTACCATCAGCACCCCCCATGCCATCCTTACCAGGAGCTGTTGGCAGCTGTGGGATGTCTGTTGGTAGTGGTCAGTGGACCAATTTGCTGGACCTCCACCCTGGTTCTCCCTACAGCTCCTTAAACTCCCACCATTCCCTAATCAAGCAGGAGCCTGGCTGGGGAACCGCTGACCCAATGGAGGACCCTCACTGTGGACTGGGAGCCTTCACTGTGCACTTCTCAGGTCAGTTAACAGGCTCTGGTCCATGTCGAGTCGGTGCATTTGGAGAACCCGTGAGCCAACCAAGGATGTTTCCCAATGCAGCGTACCTGCCCAGCTGTATGGACAGCTCCCCTCTCCCCAGGAACCAGG GTTACGGCCCACTGGCTTTGGACAGCAACCCTGGTTATAGTCACTCAGCATCCCACCACAACCCCCAGCTCTCCAGCCTGTCCTTCAAGCATGAGGACACGCTGTCACCAACAAACAACATAG accAACAGTATCCAACACTAAACCCCATGTTCGGTTGTCACAATCCTTCAGAATCCACTCCCAACAGCCAAACTCTGCTGCTGAGGAACTACAGCAG TGATAATTTGTACCAAATGGCATCTCAGCTGGAATGTGTCACATGGAATCAGATGAATACCCTGGCATCCCCCACAAAGAC TGGCCAAGCAGCTAGTTTTGACAGCGACCCCATGCTCGTCAGTGCCCAGtaccacattcacacacatggtgTGTTCAGGGGGCTTCAG GATATAAGAAGGGTTCCTGGTGTGACTCCTCCAGTTGCAAAGTCCTCAGAAGCCAGTGAGAGGCGgccttttgtgtgtgtctatCCAGGCTGCAGCAAGAGATACTTTAAGCTCTCACATCTGCAGATGCACGGACGGAAACACACAG GAGAAAAGCCATATCAGTGTGATGTCACAGAATGTGGTCGCAGATTCTCGCGTTCAGACCAGTTAAAGAGACACCAGCGCAGACACACAG GAGTGAAGCCTTTTCAGTGTCAGACGTGTCAAAGAAAGTTCTCACGGTCAGATCACCTTAAGACTCACACTCGGACTCATACAG GTGAGAAGCCTTTTACCTGCCGCTGGTCCAACTGTCAGAAGAAGTTTGCCCGCTCTGACGAGCTGGTGCGCCACCACAGCATGCACCAGAGGAACCTGAGCAAGCTGCAACCTGCCATTTAA
- the wt1 gene encoding Wilms tumor protein isoform X2: protein MLTEPCGAMSVGSDVCDLTLLPSAPPMPSLPGAVGSCGMSVGSGQWTNLLDLHPGSPYSSLNSHHSLIKQEPGWGTADPMEDPHCGLGAFTVHFSGQLTGSGPCRVGAFGEPVSQPRMFPNAAYLPSCMDSSPLPRNQGYGPLALDSNPGYSHSASHHNPQLSSLSFKHEDTLSPTNNIESTPNSQTLLLRNYSSDNLYQMASQLECVTWNQMNTLASPTKTGQAASFDSDPMLVSAQYHIHTHGVFRGLQDIRRVPGVTPPVAKSSEASERRPFVCVYPGCSKRYFKLSHLQMHGRKHTGEKPYQCDVTECGRRFSRSDQLKRHQRRHTGVKPFQCQTCQRKFSRSDHLKTHTRTHTGKTSEKPFTCRWSNCQKKFARSDELVRHHSMHQRNLSKLQPAI, encoded by the exons ATGTTGACTGAACCGTGTGGAGCCATGTCGGTGGGTTCAGATGTTTGCGATCTCACCCTCCTACCATCAGCACCCCCCATGCCATCCTTACCAGGAGCTGTTGGCAGCTGTGGGATGTCTGTTGGTAGTGGTCAGTGGACCAATTTGCTGGACCTCCACCCTGGTTCTCCCTACAGCTCCTTAAACTCCCACCATTCCCTAATCAAGCAGGAGCCTGGCTGGGGAACCGCTGACCCAATGGAGGACCCTCACTGTGGACTGGGAGCCTTCACTGTGCACTTCTCAGGTCAGTTAACAGGCTCTGGTCCATGTCGAGTCGGTGCATTTGGAGAACCCGTGAGCCAACCAAGGATGTTTCCCAATGCAGCGTACCTGCCCAGCTGTATGGACAGCTCCCCTCTCCCCAGGAACCAGG GTTACGGCCCACTGGCTTTGGACAGCAACCCTGGTTATAGTCACTCAGCATCCCACCACAACCCCCAGCTCTCCAGCCTGTCCTTCAAGCATGAGGACACGCTGTCACCAACAAACAACATAG AATCCACTCCCAACAGCCAAACTCTGCTGCTGAGGAACTACAGCAG TGATAATTTGTACCAAATGGCATCTCAGCTGGAATGTGTCACATGGAATCAGATGAATACCCTGGCATCCCCCACAAAGAC TGGCCAAGCAGCTAGTTTTGACAGCGACCCCATGCTCGTCAGTGCCCAGtaccacattcacacacatggtgTGTTCAGGGGGCTTCAG GATATAAGAAGGGTTCCTGGTGTGACTCCTCCAGTTGCAAAGTCCTCAGAAGCCAGTGAGAGGCGgccttttgtgtgtgtctatCCAGGCTGCAGCAAGAGATACTTTAAGCTCTCACATCTGCAGATGCACGGACGGAAACACACAG GAGAAAAGCCATATCAGTGTGATGTCACAGAATGTGGTCGCAGATTCTCGCGTTCAGACCAGTTAAAGAGACACCAGCGCAGACACACAG GAGTGAAGCCTTTTCAGTGTCAGACGTGTCAAAGAAAGTTCTCACGGTCAGATCACCTTAAGACTCACACTCGGACTCATACAGGTAAAACAA GTGAGAAGCCTTTTACCTGCCGCTGGTCCAACTGTCAGAAGAAGTTTGCCCGCTCTGACGAGCTGGTGCGCCACCACAGCATGCACCAGAGGAACCTGAGCAAGCTGCAACCTGCCATTTAA
- the wt1 gene encoding Wilms tumor protein isoform X3, giving the protein MLTEPCGAMSVGSDVCDLTLLPSAPPMPSLPGAVGSCGMSVGSGQWTNLLDLHPGSPYSSLNSHHSLIKQEPGWGTADPMEDPHCGLGAFTVHFSAYLPSCMDSSPLPRNQGYGPLALDSNPGYSHSASHHNPQLSSLSFKHEDTLSPTNNIDQQYPTLNPMFGCHNPSESTPNSQTLLLRNYSSDNLYQMASQLECVTWNQMNTLASPTKTGQAASFDSDPMLVSAQYHIHTHGVFRGLQDIRRVPGVTPPVAKSSEASERRPFVCVYPGCSKRYFKLSHLQMHGRKHTGEKPYQCDVTECGRRFSRSDQLKRHQRRHTGVKPFQCQTCQRKFSRSDHLKTHTRTHTGKTSEKPFTCRWSNCQKKFARSDELVRHHSMHQRNLSKLQPAI; this is encoded by the exons ATGTTGACTGAACCGTGTGGAGCCATGTCGGTGGGTTCAGATGTTTGCGATCTCACCCTCCTACCATCAGCACCCCCCATGCCATCCTTACCAGGAGCTGTTGGCAGCTGTGGGATGTCTGTTGGTAGTGGTCAGTGGACCAATTTGCTGGACCTCCACCCTGGTTCTCCCTACAGCTCCTTAAACTCCCACCATTCCCTAATCAAGCAGGAGCCTGGCTGGGGAACCGCTGACCCAATGGAGGACCCTCACTGTGGACTGGGAGCCTTCACTGTGCACTTCTCAG CGTACCTGCCCAGCTGTATGGACAGCTCCCCTCTCCCCAGGAACCAGG GTTACGGCCCACTGGCTTTGGACAGCAACCCTGGTTATAGTCACTCAGCATCCCACCACAACCCCCAGCTCTCCAGCCTGTCCTTCAAGCATGAGGACACGCTGTCACCAACAAACAACATAG accAACAGTATCCAACACTAAACCCCATGTTCGGTTGTCACAATCCTTCAGAATCCACTCCCAACAGCCAAACTCTGCTGCTGAGGAACTACAGCAG TGATAATTTGTACCAAATGGCATCTCAGCTGGAATGTGTCACATGGAATCAGATGAATACCCTGGCATCCCCCACAAAGAC TGGCCAAGCAGCTAGTTTTGACAGCGACCCCATGCTCGTCAGTGCCCAGtaccacattcacacacatggtgTGTTCAGGGGGCTTCAG GATATAAGAAGGGTTCCTGGTGTGACTCCTCCAGTTGCAAAGTCCTCAGAAGCCAGTGAGAGGCGgccttttgtgtgtgtctatCCAGGCTGCAGCAAGAGATACTTTAAGCTCTCACATCTGCAGATGCACGGACGGAAACACACAG GAGAAAAGCCATATCAGTGTGATGTCACAGAATGTGGTCGCAGATTCTCGCGTTCAGACCAGTTAAAGAGACACCAGCGCAGACACACAG GAGTGAAGCCTTTTCAGTGTCAGACGTGTCAAAGAAAGTTCTCACGGTCAGATCACCTTAAGACTCACACTCGGACTCATACAGGTAAAACAA GTGAGAAGCCTTTTACCTGCCGCTGGTCCAACTGTCAGAAGAAGTTTGCCCGCTCTGACGAGCTGGTGCGCCACCACAGCATGCACCAGAGGAACCTGAGCAAGCTGCAACCTGCCATTTAA
- the wt1 gene encoding Wilms tumor protein, with amino-acid sequence MSVGSDVCDLTLLPSAPPMPSLPGAVGSCGMSVGSGQWTNLLDLHPGSPYSSLNSHHSLIKQEPGWGTADPMEDPHCGLGAFTVHFSGQLTGSGPCRVGAFGEPVSQPRMFPNAAYLPSCMDSSPLPRNQGYGPLALDSNPGYSHSASHHNPQLSSLSFKHEDTLSPTNNIDQQYPTLNPMFGCHNPSESTPNSQTLLLRNYSSDNLYQMASQLECVTWNQMNTLASPTKTGQAASFDSDPMLVSAQYHIHTHGVFRGLQDIRRVPGVTPPVAKSSEASERRPFVCVYPGCSKRYFKLSHLQMHGRKHTGEKPYQCDVTECGRRFSRSDQLKRHQRRHTGVKPFQCQTCQRKFSRSDHLKTHTRTHTGKTSEKPFTCRWSNCQKKFARSDELVRHHSMHQRNLSKLQPAI; translated from the exons ATGTCGGTGGGTTCAGATGTTTGCGATCTCACCCTCCTACCATCAGCACCCCCCATGCCATCCTTACCAGGAGCTGTTGGCAGCTGTGGGATGTCTGTTGGTAGTGGTCAGTGGACCAATTTGCTGGACCTCCACCCTGGTTCTCCCTACAGCTCCTTAAACTCCCACCATTCCCTAATCAAGCAGGAGCCTGGCTGGGGAACCGCTGACCCAATGGAGGACCCTCACTGTGGACTGGGAGCCTTCACTGTGCACTTCTCAGGTCAGTTAACAGGCTCTGGTCCATGTCGAGTCGGTGCATTTGGAGAACCCGTGAGCCAACCAAGGATGTTTCCCAATGCAGCGTACCTGCCCAGCTGTATGGACAGCTCCCCTCTCCCCAGGAACCAGG GTTACGGCCCACTGGCTTTGGACAGCAACCCTGGTTATAGTCACTCAGCATCCCACCACAACCCCCAGCTCTCCAGCCTGTCCTTCAAGCATGAGGACACGCTGTCACCAACAAACAACATAG accAACAGTATCCAACACTAAACCCCATGTTCGGTTGTCACAATCCTTCAGAATCCACTCCCAACAGCCAAACTCTGCTGCTGAGGAACTACAGCAG TGATAATTTGTACCAAATGGCATCTCAGCTGGAATGTGTCACATGGAATCAGATGAATACCCTGGCATCCCCCACAAAGAC TGGCCAAGCAGCTAGTTTTGACAGCGACCCCATGCTCGTCAGTGCCCAGtaccacattcacacacatggtgTGTTCAGGGGGCTTCAG GATATAAGAAGGGTTCCTGGTGTGACTCCTCCAGTTGCAAAGTCCTCAGAAGCCAGTGAGAGGCGgccttttgtgtgtgtctatCCAGGCTGCAGCAAGAGATACTTTAAGCTCTCACATCTGCAGATGCACGGACGGAAACACACAG GAGAAAAGCCATATCAGTGTGATGTCACAGAATGTGGTCGCAGATTCTCGCGTTCAGACCAGTTAAAGAGACACCAGCGCAGACACACAG GAGTGAAGCCTTTTCAGTGTCAGACGTGTCAAAGAAAGTTCTCACGGTCAGATCACCTTAAGACTCACACTCGGACTCATACAGGTAAAACAA GTGAGAAGCCTTTTACCTGCCGCTGGTCCAACTGTCAGAAGAAGTTTGCCCGCTCTGACGAGCTGGTGCGCCACCACAGCATGCACCAGAGGAACCTGAGCAAGCTGCAACCTGCCATTTAA